One Micromonospora sp. FIMYZ51 genomic window carries:
- a CDS encoding Gfo/Idh/MocA family oxidoreductase: protein MTRWGILATGHIAARFAEDLRLVPGAELVAVGSRTAETAQRFAERHAVPRAYASWSELAADAEVDVIYVATPHAAHYEAARTCLAAGRPVLLEKPFTLDLATSTELIDTARAAGVFLMEAMWMRCNPLVLRVRELIADGAIGTVTSVRADFGVAGPFPPEHRMRARALGGGALLDLGIYPVSLAHLLLGVPQQVRSWAKLGPEGTDENTGLIFGYDSGAVATLSCGMVGATGLTASITGTAGRIDLPEPFFRPGGFTLHRADAEPETITTELVGSGYQYEAIEVQRCLAEGLTESPLVPHSATLEIMALLDDIRAQIGVSYL, encoded by the coding sequence ATGACTCGTTGGGGCATCCTCGCCACCGGCCACATCGCCGCTCGTTTCGCCGAAGACCTCCGGCTGGTGCCGGGAGCCGAACTGGTCGCGGTCGGCTCGCGTACGGCCGAGACCGCGCAGCGCTTCGCCGAGCGGCACGCGGTACCCCGGGCGTACGCCTCCTGGTCGGAACTGGCCGCGGACGCCGAGGTGGACGTCATCTACGTCGCCACCCCGCACGCCGCCCACTACGAGGCGGCCCGGACCTGCCTCGCCGCCGGTCGGCCGGTGCTGCTGGAGAAGCCGTTCACCCTGGATCTGGCCACCAGCACGGAGCTGATCGACACCGCACGCGCCGCCGGGGTGTTCCTGATGGAGGCGATGTGGATGCGCTGCAACCCGCTCGTGCTGCGGGTCCGCGAGCTGATCGCCGACGGTGCGATCGGCACCGTGACCAGCGTACGGGCGGATTTCGGGGTCGCCGGGCCGTTCCCACCCGAGCACCGGATGCGGGCCCGCGCGCTCGGCGGCGGCGCGCTGCTCGATCTCGGCATCTACCCGGTGAGCCTGGCTCATCTGCTGCTCGGCGTGCCGCAGCAGGTGCGGTCGTGGGCAAAGCTGGGGCCGGAGGGCACGGATGAGAACACCGGCCTGATCTTCGGGTACGACTCCGGGGCGGTGGCCACGCTGAGCTGCGGCATGGTGGGTGCGACCGGGCTCACCGCCTCGATCACCGGTACGGCGGGACGGATCGACCTGCCCGAGCCGTTCTTCCGGCCGGGCGGGTTCACCCTGCACCGGGCCGACGCCGAGCCGGAGACGATCACGACGGAGCTGGTCGGTTCGGGCTACCAGTACGAGGCCATCGAGGTGCAGCGCTGCCTGGCCGAAGGGCTGACCGAGAGCCCGCTGGTGCCGCACTCGGCCACCCTGGAGATCATGGCTCTGCTCGACGACATCCGCGCTCAGATCGGCGTCTCGTATCTCTGA
- a CDS encoding DUF47 family protein: MRFSFRPNEGAFYELFTRAAQNLVRGTELLNELALPEVEVQSVSERLTEVEHDSDQITHDLFKKINSTFVTPFDREDIYRLGSLLDDVMDHLEAVGNLLYLYGLTKLPSLPREMHELVHVLDQQAKLTAEAMPRLKSMKDLEDYWIEINRLENDGDQAYRMLLVRLFSGEYDALTVLKMKEVADELEAACDAFEHVANTVETIAVKES; encoded by the coding sequence GTGAGGTTTTCATTCCGCCCCAACGAGGGCGCCTTCTACGAGCTCTTCACCAGGGCCGCGCAGAACCTGGTCCGGGGTACCGAGCTGCTGAACGAACTCGCCCTGCCCGAGGTCGAGGTGCAGTCGGTGAGCGAACGGCTCACCGAGGTCGAGCACGACAGCGACCAGATCACCCACGACCTGTTCAAGAAGATCAACTCGACCTTCGTCACCCCCTTCGACCGGGAAGACATATACCGCCTCGGCTCGCTGCTTGACGACGTGATGGACCACCTGGAGGCGGTCGGCAACCTGCTCTACCTCTACGGGCTGACCAAGCTGCCGTCGCTGCCCCGAGAGATGCACGAGCTGGTGCACGTCCTCGACCAGCAGGCGAAGTTGACCGCCGAGGCGATGCCCCGGCTGAAGTCGATGAAGGACCTTGAGGACTACTGGATCGAGATCAATCGGCTGGAGAACGACGGCGACCAGGCGTACCGGATGCTGCTGGTCCGCCTCTTCTCCGGCGAGTACGACGCGTTGACCGTGTTGAAGATGAAGGAGGTCGCCGACGAGCTGGAGGCCGCGTGCGATGCCTTCGAGCACGTCGCCAACACCGTCGAGACCATCGCGGTCAAGGAGTCCTGA
- a CDS encoding inorganic phosphate transporter, whose amino-acid sequence MSPELIAVLAVIGVALVFDYTNGFHDAANAIATSISTRALTPRVALGMAAIGNFIGAHFGAEVAKTVGSGLVELPPGVSSLGIVFAGVIGAITWNIITWYFGLPSSSSHALIGGLVGSTVAASGTVLWTGIGESVIIPMILSPMVGFLLGYIVMIGVQWLFRNGHPGKLNRGFRWAQTASAAAMSVGHGMQDAAKTIGIVVLALFVGGYQNDPTHIPEWAFWTSAAVLAAGTYAGGWRIIRTLGRKIIDLRPPEGFAAETVASGVLYFNALVLGAPISTTHTITSAIMGVGATKRLSAVRWGVAGNIVGAWILTFPAAGSIGALMYFLVRPLFS is encoded by the coding sequence CTGAGTCCCGAGCTCATCGCGGTGTTGGCGGTGATCGGGGTGGCCCTGGTGTTCGACTACACCAACGGCTTCCACGACGCCGCGAACGCGATCGCGACCAGCATCTCCACCCGGGCGCTCACCCCCCGCGTGGCCCTGGGCATGGCGGCGATCGGCAACTTCATCGGCGCGCACTTCGGTGCCGAGGTCGCCAAGACCGTCGGGAGCGGCCTGGTCGAGTTGCCGCCCGGCGTGTCCAGCCTCGGCATCGTCTTCGCCGGGGTGATCGGCGCGATCACCTGGAACATCATCACCTGGTACTTCGGGCTGCCCTCGTCCTCCTCGCACGCCCTGATCGGTGGTCTGGTCGGCTCGACCGTCGCGGCCTCCGGCACGGTGCTCTGGACCGGCATCGGCGAGAGCGTGATCATTCCGATGATCCTGTCGCCGATGGTCGGCTTCCTCCTCGGCTACATCGTGATGATCGGCGTGCAGTGGCTTTTCCGGAACGGGCACCCGGGCAAGCTGAACCGCGGCTTCCGGTGGGCCCAGACCGCCTCGGCGGCGGCCATGTCGGTCGGTCACGGCATGCAGGACGCGGCCAAGACGATCGGCATCGTGGTGCTCGCCCTCTTCGTCGGCGGCTACCAGAACGACCCGACCCACATTCCGGAATGGGCGTTCTGGACCTCGGCCGCCGTGCTGGCCGCCGGTACGTACGCCGGTGGTTGGCGGATCATCCGCACCCTCGGTCGGAAGATCATCGACCTGCGCCCGCCGGAGGGCTTCGCGGCCGAGACCGTGGCCAGTGGCGTGCTCTACTTCAACGCGCTGGTGCTCGGTGCCCCGATCTCGACCACCCACACGATCACTTCGGCGATCATGGGTGTCGGCGCCACCAAACGGCTCTCCGCCGTGCGCTGGGGCGTGGCCGGCAACATCGTCGGTGCCTGGATCCTGACCTTCCCGGCCGCCGGCTCCATCGGCGCCCTGATGTACTTCCTGGTCCGCCCCCTGTTCAGCTGA
- a CDS encoding DUF402 domain-containing protein — MPSDVVRVIYRKYDGSAHRDYPARRLAEDDLGVWLGVPAGTSSVYHGRPSVEQIPFVLLVPHHAWWTGMFNPPPRTSEVYCDIATPARWEGEDTVHLIDLDLDVVRRRETRLVELRDEDEFAEHRARFGYPDDLVVAAEAAAGWLLGALGDGTEPFATSYRKWLALVL, encoded by the coding sequence ATGCCGAGCGACGTGGTCCGTGTGATCTACCGCAAGTACGACGGCAGCGCCCACCGCGACTACCCGGCCCGTCGCCTGGCCGAGGACGATCTGGGCGTCTGGCTCGGCGTACCCGCCGGGACCAGCTCGGTTTACCACGGCCGGCCCTCGGTCGAGCAGATTCCGTTCGTCCTGCTGGTGCCGCACCACGCCTGGTGGACAGGCATGTTCAACCCGCCGCCACGGACCAGTGAGGTCTACTGCGACATCGCCACCCCGGCGCGCTGGGAGGGCGAGGACACCGTGCACCTGATCGACCTCGATCTCGACGTGGTCCGGCGGCGGGAAACGCGCCTGGTCGAGCTGCGCGACGAGGACGAGTTCGCCGAGCATCGGGCCCGTTTCGGCTACCCGGACGATCTGGTGGTGGCGGCCGAGGCGGCGGCCGGCTGGCTGCTCGGTGCGCTCGGCGACGGCACCGAGCCCTTCGCCACCTCGTACCGGAAGTGGCTCGCCCTGGTGCTCTGA